One genomic region from Proteus vulgaris encodes:
- a CDS encoding TonB-dependent hemoglobin/transferrin/lactoferrin family receptor: MSQSSLLIKFSLLAVAVSSACVSAQEKTQTNEGRKSEVLTVYATGNERDSFTLPMMSTVIKNNNALSETAGSASELLRHVPGISISGAGRTNGETISMRGYSKNGILTLVDGVRQGTDTGHIDSIFVDPLLIKQVEVIRGPSALLYGSGALGGVIAYDTVDVSDLLSKNQQGGVRVTGLGNTAQHSQGLGVTAFGKHDNLDGLVALSARDKGDTRYGGGYRAQNDETIINLLSKGRWLIDDSNTLSGQFRYYHNNTNQPKNPQVPSNPTLANVETDRTTTQKDVQLTYQFDPSDSQWINLKTQAYYSEVDINAKTIQKGFEGREQKTYGVKLENRSQVGTYSFASHGLTYGGEVYKQKQSPSQNAESFPQADIRFMSGWVQDEVTLRDLPVSLILGTRFDKYKSQNDRYDDITADKWSSKGAISITPTDWSMLYTSYSQAFRAPTLGEMYNDAKHFDAPFPGAPTNYWRPNPNLKPETNSTTEYGFGFQFDDLLSNNDNLKIKAAHFNTRAKDYIDADVAIFQGYTQSTNISRATIWGWDVSMSYQSKFFNWDLAYNHTKGKDNATNASITSIEPDTLTSRFDVPVPSTDFSVGWVGQFTKKTDFTNHDRFNRPTNRQQAGYGVNDFYLRYEGDASLKGLTTSFVLSNAFDKTYYSSAGIPQEGRNAKVLVSYQW, from the coding sequence ATGTCTCAGTCATCTTTATTGATAAAATTTAGTTTGCTAGCTGTTGCTGTCTCTTCTGCTTGTGTGTCTGCACAAGAAAAAACACAAACTAATGAGGGAAGAAAATCAGAGGTACTTACTGTTTATGCGACAGGTAATGAACGCGACAGCTTTACATTACCCATGATGTCAACGGTTATAAAAAATAACAATGCGTTGTCAGAAACCGCAGGAAGTGCTTCTGAATTACTTCGTCATGTACCCGGAATTTCTATTTCAGGTGCAGGTCGTACTAATGGTGAAACCATCAGTATGCGTGGATACAGTAAAAATGGAATACTGACACTTGTAGATGGCGTGCGCCAAGGAACAGACACCGGTCATATCGACAGTATTTTTGTCGATCCTTTACTTATAAAACAAGTTGAAGTTATTCGTGGCCCTTCTGCTCTTTTATATGGTAGTGGAGCTCTTGGCGGTGTTATCGCTTACGATACTGTTGATGTAAGTGATTTGCTTTCAAAAAACCAACAAGGTGGCGTACGTGTTACTGGTCTTGGTAATACCGCTCAACATAGCCAAGGTTTAGGTGTTACTGCTTTTGGCAAACACGATAACCTTGATGGACTTGTTGCATTATCAGCACGCGATAAAGGCGATACTCGTTATGGTGGCGGTTATCGTGCTCAAAATGACGAAACCATTATTAATCTTCTTTCTAAAGGGCGCTGGTTAATTGATGATAGCAACACGTTAAGTGGACAATTCCGCTATTATCATAACAATACAAATCAACCCAAAAATCCCCAAGTTCCCTCAAATCCTACACTTGCAAATGTAGAAACTGATCGCACCACAACACAAAAAGATGTTCAGTTAACCTATCAATTTGATCCTTCAGATTCACAATGGATTAATTTGAAAACACAGGCTTATTACAGTGAAGTTGATATCAATGCCAAAACGATACAAAAAGGATTTGAAGGTCGAGAACAAAAAACCTATGGCGTAAAACTCGAAAACCGCTCACAAGTAGGAACATACAGCTTTGCATCACATGGATTAACTTATGGTGGCGAGGTTTATAAACAAAAACAGTCACCAAGCCAAAATGCTGAAAGCTTCCCACAAGCTGATATCCGCTTTATGTCAGGGTGGGTACAAGATGAAGTCACTTTACGTGATTTACCTGTCTCCTTAATTTTAGGAACGCGTTTTGACAAATATAAAAGCCAAAACGATCGTTATGATGATATTACTGCGGATAAATGGTCATCAAAAGGAGCAATCAGTATCACACCAACTGATTGGTCGATGCTTTATACCTCTTACTCACAGGCGTTTAGAGCACCAACTTTAGGTGAGATGTATAACGATGCAAAACATTTTGATGCACCTTTCCCTGGTGCGCCAACAAACTATTGGCGCCCAAATCCTAATTTAAAGCCCGAAACCAATTCAACAACTGAATACGGATTCGGTTTTCAATTCGACGACTTATTATCTAATAATGATAATCTGAAAATTAAAGCTGCCCATTTCAATACTCGCGCAAAAGATTATATTGATGCAGATGTCGCTATTTTTCAGGGATATACACAATCAACAAATATTTCAAGAGCAACTATTTGGGGATGGGATGTATCTATGAGTTACCAATCAAAATTCTTTAATTGGGATTTAGCCTACAACCATACCAAAGGAAAAGATAATGCGACTAATGCCTCAATTACCTCAATTGAGCCAGATACATTAACCAGCCGCTTTGATGTTCCTGTACCAAGTACTGATTTTTCTGTGGGTTGGGTTGGTCAATTCACCAAAAAAACGGACTTCACCAACCATGACCGTTTTAATCGTCCAACTAATCGCCAACAAGCGGGTTATGGCGTTAACGATTTTTACCTTCGTTATGAAGGTGATGCCTCACTTAAGGGGCTAACAACCTCATTTGTACTGAGTAACGCATTTGATAAAACTTATTATTCTTCTGCAGGTATTCCTCAAGAAGGCCGAAATGCAAAAGTACTTGTGAGCTATCAATGGTAA
- a CDS encoding hemin-degrading factor has protein sequence MNKPLYESYLQAKTDKKAPYARDLASYLNVSEAELTHARVGHDAKRLRNDVQELLKTLSKVGEVKAITRNDIAVHEHLGEYTNARFSDHAGLILNPRAMDLRFFFAYWSSIFALTEETSKGTRYSIQFFDMHGDALHKVYATDNTNMDEWDALIQSFLLEENPILDITPVEPYSNTPVSNELAKQLEQQWRSMTDVHQFFKLLKENNLSRQQAFKAVPDDLAYQVDNNALKTLLELAKEAQNEIMIFVGSRGCVQIFTGQIDRLVPHQFENSEQVWINVFNPAFTLHLIESEIAESWVTRKPTQDGFVTSLEIFDSKGQQIAQLYGQRTEGTAEQLQWREQVNTLTKIA, from the coding sequence GTGAATAAACCTCTTTATGAGAGCTACCTGCAAGCTAAAACGGACAAAAAAGCGCCATATGCGCGTGATCTCGCTTCTTACTTAAATGTCAGTGAAGCTGAACTCACTCACGCTCGTGTAGGACATGATGCAAAACGCCTACGCAATGATGTACAAGAATTATTAAAAACATTAAGTAAAGTAGGTGAAGTCAAAGCAATTACTCGTAATGATATTGCTGTTCATGAACATCTTGGTGAATACACAAATGCCCGTTTTAGCGATCACGCTGGTTTAATTTTAAATCCGCGTGCAATGGATTTACGTTTTTTCTTTGCCTATTGGTCAAGCATTTTTGCACTTACCGAAGAGACATCAAAAGGGACGCGTTATAGCATTCAATTCTTTGATATGCATGGTGATGCATTACATAAAGTCTATGCGACAGATAACACGAATATGGATGAATGGGATGCACTTATTCAATCATTCTTATTGGAAGAAAACCCAATTCTCGATATCACACCTGTTGAACCCTACTCAAACACACCTGTTAGTAATGAATTAGCGAAACAACTTGAACAACAATGGCGTTCAATGACTGATGTTCACCAATTCTTCAAATTACTAAAAGAAAATAACTTAAGTCGTCAACAAGCATTCAAAGCTGTTCCTGACGATCTTGCTTATCAAGTCGATAATAACGCACTGAAAACCTTGTTAGAACTCGCAAAAGAAGCACAAAACGAGATCATGATATTTGTCGGTAGCCGTGGCTGTGTACAAATTTTCACAGGCCAAATTGACCGCCTAGTTCCTCATCAATTTGAAAATAGCGAGCAAGTTTGGATCAACGTTTTCAATCCTGCTTTTACACTTCATTTAATTGAAAGTGAAATTGCAGAAAGTTGGGTAACACGCAAACCAACTCAAGATGGGTTTGTTACTAGCCTTGAGATCTTTGATAGCAAGGGGCAGCAAATTGCTCAACTCTATGGACAACGTACTGAAGGTACTGCCGAGCAACTACAATGGCGTGAACAAGTGAATACTCTCACTAAAATCGCCTAA